In one Winogradskyella sp. MH6 genomic region, the following are encoded:
- a CDS encoding glycoside hydrolase family 31 protein translates to MITNTELENKGNQFPSQIIGFEKDVDKLYFSTDNDVILQLTVVRDSLLRFRYTTVGTFDNDFSYAITKYASIGYNKLEIEENEDSYVVITSKLRCEISKESLRVSLYDVKDDILINQDEIGFHWEESYEFGGNIVKMSKVSNDGESYYGLGDKPNHLNLKGKRYDNWVTDSYAYGKDTDPIYKAIPFYTGLHHGKAYGIFFDNSFRSSFDFAQERRNVTSFWAQGGEMNYYFFYGPKMSDVVESYTDLTGKPHHLPPLWALGFHQCKWSYYPESKVKEITSTFRKLQIPCDAIYLDIDYMDGFRCFTWNKDYFPDPKGMVKELKEQGFKTVAIIDPGIKIDKDYSVYKEALEKDYFCKRADGPYMKGKVWPGECYFPDFTNPEVRDWWSGLFKELIEEIGIKGVWNDMNEPAVMEVPNKTFPDDVRHDYDGNPCSHRKAHNIYGMQMARATYQGLKKYSFPKRPFVITRAAYSGTQRYTSTWTGDNVATWEHLWIANIQAQRLAMSGFSFAGSDIGGFAEQPQGELFTRWIQLGVFHPFFRVHSSGDHGDQEPWAFDEDVTDIVRKFIELRYQLLPYLYTAFWNYADHGTPLLKSLVMFDQDDVQTHYRTDEFIFGEQILACPVLEPNARGRRMYIPRGNWYNFWTDEIIKGGKEMWIDADIDSMPIFIKEGAIIPKFPIQQYVGEKEIKEITLDVYYKNGKEVSELFSDANDGYDYTKGRYSLRNFRLTGRENELIINQYKEGKFITEYETFNIRIHGLPFDISEIQIDNQVISLKHLKSNGTNSFVVDKNFSELHIMGIEAKSK, encoded by the coding sequence ATGATTACAAATACAGAATTAGAAAATAAAGGAAATCAGTTTCCTTCACAAATAATAGGTTTCGAGAAAGATGTAGATAAGCTTTATTTCTCAACAGACAATGATGTTATTCTTCAATTAACTGTTGTTCGCGATAGCCTTTTAAGATTTAGATACACAACCGTAGGTACTTTTGATAACGATTTTTCTTATGCCATAACTAAATATGCGAGTATTGGTTACAACAAGCTAGAAATTGAAGAAAATGAAGATTCTTACGTAGTAATCACTTCAAAATTACGATGCGAAATTTCTAAAGAAAGCCTTCGTGTTTCTTTATACGATGTTAAAGATGACATTTTAATAAACCAAGATGAAATAGGTTTTCATTGGGAAGAAAGTTATGAGTTCGGTGGAAACATCGTAAAGATGAGTAAAGTCTCAAATGATGGTGAAAGTTATTACGGACTCGGAGATAAACCTAACCACTTAAATTTAAAGGGTAAGCGTTATGATAATTGGGTAACCGATTCTTATGCTTACGGAAAAGATACAGATCCTATTTACAAGGCTATTCCTTTTTATACAGGACTTCATCATGGGAAAGCTTATGGTATTTTCTTTGATAATTCTTTTAGAAGTTCATTCGATTTTGCTCAAGAAAGACGGAATGTAACGAGTTTTTGGGCGCAAGGAGGTGAAATGAATTATTATTTCTTCTACGGACCAAAAATGAGTGATGTCGTAGAAAGTTATACAGATTTAACAGGAAAACCACATCATTTACCGCCTCTTTGGGCACTTGGTTTTCACCAATGTAAGTGGAGTTATTATCCTGAAAGTAAAGTAAAAGAGATAACTTCTACGTTTAGAAAACTTCAAATTCCTTGCGATGCCATCTATTTAGATATCGACTATATGGACGGTTTCCGTTGCTTTACTTGGAATAAGGACTATTTTCCAGATCCAAAAGGTATGGTTAAGGAGTTGAAGGAACAAGGTTTTAAAACTGTAGCCATAATAGATCCAGGTATTAAGATAGACAAAGACTATTCAGTTTATAAAGAAGCATTAGAAAAAGATTATTTCTGTAAACGTGCTGATGGTCCATATATGAAAGGAAAAGTTTGGCCAGGTGAGTGTTATTTTCCAGACTTTACAAATCCTGAAGTAAGAGATTGGTGGTCTGGCTTATTTAAAGAACTCATTGAAGAGATAGGCATTAAAGGAGTTTGGAATGACATGAATGAGCCTGCTGTAATGGAAGTGCCTAATAAAACTTTTCCAGATGATGTAAGGCATGATTACGACGGAAACCCTTGCAGCCATAGAAAAGCGCACAACATTTATGGAATGCAAATGGCTCGTGCAACATATCAAGGATTAAAGAAATATTCATTCCCAAAACGACCATTTGTAATCACAAGAGCAGCATATTCTGGTACGCAGCGTTACACATCTACATGGACAGGAGATAACGTAGCAACTTGGGAGCATTTATGGATAGCGAATATTCAGGCACAACGTTTAGCAATGTCTGGCTTCTCATTTGCAGGAAGCGACATAGGAGGTTTTGCAGAGCAACCACAGGGAGAGTTATTTACACGTTGGATTCAATTAGGTGTTTTTCACCCATTCTTTAGAGTGCATTCATCTGGTGATCATGGAGACCAAGAACCTTGGGCTTTTGATGAGGATGTAACAGATATTGTACGTAAGTTTATTGAGCTTAGGTATCAACTGTTACCGTATTTATATACTGCTTTTTGGAATTATGCAGATCATGGGACACCATTGTTGAAATCTTTGGTAATGTTTGATCAAGATGATGTTCAAACCCATTACAGAACTGATGAGTTTATTTTTGGAGAACAGATTTTGGCTTGTCCTGTTTTAGAACCAAATGCAAGAGGTCGCAGAATGTATATACCTAGAGGAAACTGGTATAATTTCTGGACAGATGAAATTATAAAAGGAGGTAAAGAAATGTGGATAGATGCAGATATAGACAGCATGCCAATTTTTATAAAAGAAGGTGCTATTATTCCAAAATTCCCAATACAACAGTATGTTGGTGAAAAAGAAATAAAAGAGATTACTCTAGATGTATATTATAAAAACGGTAAAGAAGTTAGCGAATTGTTTAGTGATGCTAATGACGGTTATGATTATACAAAAGGGCGCTATAGCTTAAGAAACTTTAGGCTTACAGGTAGGGAGAATGAGCTTATTATAAATCAATATAAAGAAGGTAAGTTTATTACAGAATACGAAACATTCAACATTCGCATTCATGGATTACCTTTTGATATTTCAGAAATTCAGATAGATAATCAAGTTATATCTTTAAAGCATTTAAAATCTAATGGTACAAACTCTTTTGTTGTAGATAAAAACTTCTCCGAACTTCATATCATGGGAATAGAAGCAAAATCTAAGTGA
- a CDS encoding M48 family metallopeptidase, whose amino-acid sequence MTFKKGISILGIVAVIVSCATNPFTGKKTMAFVSNDQLFPSSFAQYNQVLNESKIITGTKDAEMITRVGQRIAVAAERWLNANGHQGYLDDYKWEYKLIESEQVNAWCMPGGKIAFYTGILPIAQNETGIAAIMGHEVAHALANHGQQRMSSGMLQQLGGIGVAVATGNESPEKQQMWMQAYGLASNVGGMLPFSRAHETEADKIGVILMAVAGYNPDEAAELWKRMKANSGGQAPPEFLSTHPSNDSRIKTLQELSPKAKAEAKKFGVTSFRPIN is encoded by the coding sequence ATGACTTTTAAAAAAGGAATATCAATATTAGGAATAGTAGCCGTTATTGTATCATGTGCTACAAATCCATTTACAGGAAAAAAGACAATGGCATTTGTGTCTAATGACCAATTGTTTCCTTCATCTTTCGCACAATACAATCAGGTTTTAAATGAAAGTAAAATTATTACCGGAACCAAGGATGCAGAAATGATAACCAGAGTAGGTCAACGTATAGCAGTTGCTGCAGAACGTTGGTTAAATGCCAATGGACATCAAGGTTATTTAGATGATTATAAATGGGAATATAAGCTGATAGAATCAGAGCAAGTAAATGCATGGTGTATGCCAGGTGGTAAAATAGCTTTTTACACAGGAATTCTACCAATTGCCCAAAATGAAACCGGAATAGCTGCAATTATGGGGCATGAAGTTGCACATGCTTTGGCAAATCATGGTCAACAACGTATGAGTTCTGGTATGTTACAACAGTTAGGTGGTATTGGTGTTGCTGTAGCAACAGGAAATGAAAGCCCAGAAAAACAACAGATGTGGATGCAAGCTTACGGATTAGCAAGTAACGTAGGAGGCATGTTGCCATTCAGTAGAGCACATGAAACTGAAGCTGATAAAATAGGTGTAATTCTTATGGCAGTTGCAGGATACAATCCAGACGAGGCTGCCGAATTATGGAAGCGTATGAAGGCGAATAGTGGAGGACAAGCACCACCAGAATTTTTAAGTACACACCCAAGTAACGACTCAAGAATTAAGACTTTACAAGAGTTATCTCCAAAAGCAAAAGCGGAGGCAAAAAAGTTTGGAGTGACTTCGTTTAGACCAATAAATTAA
- a CDS encoding MFS transporter, which produces MGELKKGSKKLLNAWAFYDWANSVYTLTIASSIFPIFYSALFLSEKKVVTAFGYDFKSTALITFVTAFTFLVVAFLSPILSGIADYIGNKKNFMKFFCYVGSAGCIGLYWFSLDRIHLSLLFYFMGLIGYWGSLVYYNSYLPDIAFEEQQDSISAKGFSLGYLGSVILLLINLAMVMKPSWFGFDVNISTSILENGTDAEIAEALKKAKNMASFQAMKVSFITVGIWWAGFSQYTFYILPKGASSGHKVTKDVIFNGFKELKSVWIDLKGNLRLKRYLNAFFVFSMAVQTIMLVAVYFGEEEINWGSDEAKTTGLIVSILVIQLVAIIGAVLTSKASSKFGNIPTLIAVNFIWMCLCFYAYFMKTPIQFYIAASLVGLVMGGVQSLARSTYSKFLPETEDSTSYFSFYDVAEKIGIVIGMLIYGFIDQITGSMRNSILFLFVFFLIGIILLLRVPKK; this is translated from the coding sequence ATGGGCGAACTTAAAAAGGGAAGTAAAAAACTTCTTAATGCTTGGGCATTTTATGATTGGGCAAATTCAGTATATACCCTTACAATAGCATCATCTATTTTTCCAATTTTTTACTCGGCATTATTTCTTTCAGAGAAAAAAGTAGTAACTGCTTTTGGCTATGATTTTAAAAGTACTGCGCTCATTACTTTTGTAACCGCATTTACGTTTTTGGTTGTAGCTTTTTTATCACCAATTTTATCTGGTATTGCAGATTATATTGGTAATAAGAAGAATTTTATGAAGTTTTTCTGCTATGTTGGTTCTGCAGGTTGTATCGGTTTGTATTGGTTTAGTTTAGATAGAATACATCTTAGTTTGTTATTCTATTTTATGGGATTAATTGGGTATTGGGGAAGTTTGGTATACTACAACTCATATTTGCCAGATATCGCATTCGAAGAACAACAGGATAGCATAAGTGCAAAGGGTTTTAGTTTAGGGTATCTAGGAAGCGTTATTCTTTTATTGATAAATCTCGCAATGGTAATGAAACCGAGCTGGTTTGGATTTGATGTTAATATATCTACTTCAATTTTAGAAAATGGAACAGATGCAGAGATAGCTGAAGCGTTAAAAAAAGCTAAGAATATGGCTTCATTTCAAGCTATGAAAGTTTCATTTATAACGGTAGGAATCTGGTGGGCAGGATTTAGCCAGTATACATTTTATATTTTACCAAAAGGTGCTTCTTCAGGACACAAGGTTACAAAGGATGTCATATTCAATGGCTTTAAAGAATTGAAAAGTGTTTGGATAGACCTAAAAGGCAACTTAAGATTAAAACGTTATTTAAATGCCTTTTTTGTATTTAGTATGGCTGTTCAAACTATAATGTTAGTAGCTGTCTATTTTGGTGAGGAAGAAATTAATTGGGGAAGTGATGAAGCTAAAACAACTGGCTTGATTGTAAGTATATTAGTGATTCAACTAGTTGCGATAATTGGAGCAGTGTTAACATCAAAAGCATCTTCTAAGTTTGGAAATATACCAACGTTAATTGCTGTTAATTTTATATGGATGTGTTTGTGTTTTTACGCCTATTTTATGAAAACACCTATTCAGTTTTATATAGCTGCTTCTTTGGTTGGTTTAGTAATGGGAGGTGTACAATCTTTAGCTAGGTCTACGTATTCTAAATTTTTGCCAGAAACAGAAGATTCAACATCCTATTTCAGCTTTTACGACGTTGCAGAAAAAATAGGCATCGTTATAGGAATGCTTATTTATGGTTTTATAGATCAGATAACAGGTAGTATGCGTAATTCTATACTATTTCTTTTTGTGTTCTTTTTAATCGGAATAATTTTATTGTTAAGGGTACCTAAAAAATAA
- the speD gene encoding adenosylmethionine decarboxylase yields MKTSLGTHITWDVYNCNADTLSFIPTVKTVLNAIVEELQLTKVNESYKQFEPIGVTGFILLEESHVSIHSWPEHQFAAVDIFSCRPFDAKKIQELLMESFSSDKVVIKQIERGEAISIISPDLI; encoded by the coding sequence TTGAAAACCTCTCTCGGCACACATATCACTTGGGATGTGTATAACTGTAATGCAGATACGCTATCATTTATACCTACTGTAAAAACAGTATTAAATGCCATAGTTGAAGAATTACAGCTCACAAAAGTCAATGAATCTTACAAACAGTTTGAGCCCATAGGTGTCACAGGTTTTATTCTCTTAGAAGAAAGCCATGTAAGTATTCATTCCTGGCCAGAACATCAATTTGCTGCAGTAGATATTTTTTCATGCAGACCTTTTGACGCTAAGAAAATTCAAGAATTATTAATGGAGTCTTTTAGCTCAGATAAAGTTGTTATAAAGCAGATTGAAAGGGGAGAGGCTATCTCTATTATTTCACCAGATCTTATATAA
- a CDS encoding glutathionylspermidine synthase family protein, whose protein sequence is MAAESRLDRLEDSRFKEIKRLKKKHVPHRLHWYLEEDYFSEELLGIYRSEVEQLRRISDEAFYLFQRATDKIIAEHKLGELGIPLSFQKCIEHSWKNKNKHPFLYGRFDINGGLKSDYGRIIEFNADTCSTLPETLLWQPLQLEQLKGNPQSFNTLKFDIKDVLSNLKSYLGKDKPVFLGTSFGYIEDKENVNCIIDIAYEAGYKPFYSDLEYVIFSDEGVFHQIGDEYEDVDVLFKMIPWDWMFNDEPELAHTLSDLILNDKVVVLNPPYTAIWQNKKFLAYITQNFPNNILAETYLSKEPSLYNYVQKPVYGRLGENISIEAMGNSEATSKGDFGHQDMVFQKFYPLNKDEENYFYQLGMFYTTRASAINLRAQGSKIITDDCEFMSHFII, encoded by the coding sequence ATGGCAGCGGAAAGTCGTTTAGATCGTTTGGAGGATAGTCGTTTTAAAGAGATAAAACGTCTTAAAAAGAAACACGTTCCACATCGCTTACATTGGTATTTAGAAGAAGATTATTTTTCTGAAGAATTACTTGGTATTTACCGTTCTGAGGTAGAGCAACTACGTCGTATTTCTGATGAAGCGTTTTACTTATTTCAACGCGCTACAGACAAAATTATAGCCGAACATAAATTAGGTGAACTTGGTATTCCGTTATCGTTTCAAAAATGTATTGAGCATAGCTGGAAAAACAAGAACAAGCATCCATTTCTTTATGGTCGTTTTGATATTAATGGAGGTTTAAAATCTGATTATGGTCGCATTATTGAGTTTAATGCAGACACATGCAGTACATTGCCAGAAACTTTATTGTGGCAACCGCTTCAATTAGAACAATTAAAAGGCAATCCACAAAGTTTTAATACTTTAAAGTTTGATATAAAAGATGTTTTGTCTAATCTAAAATCTTATTTAGGTAAAGACAAACCCGTGTTTTTAGGCACTTCCTTTGGTTATATTGAAGACAAAGAAAACGTTAACTGCATTATAGATATTGCTTACGAAGCAGGCTATAAACCGTTTTATTCAGACTTGGAGTATGTTATTTTTTCTGATGAAGGTGTGTTTCATCAAATTGGTGATGAATATGAAGATGTTGATGTGCTTTTTAAAATGATTCCTTGGGATTGGATGTTTAACGATGAACCTGAATTAGCACATACGCTTTCTGACCTAATTTTAAACGATAAAGTGGTTGTTTTAAATCCACCCTATACAGCTATTTGGCAGAATAAAAAGTTTTTGGCTTATATCACACAGAACTTCCCGAATAACATATTGGCAGAAACGTATTTGAGCAAAGAGCCTAGCTTATACAATTATGTACAAAAGCCTGTTTATGGTCGCTTGGGTGAAAATATTTCTATTGAAGCTATGGGTAATTCTGAAGCCACATCTAAAGGTGATTTTGGACATCAGGATATGGTATTTCAAAAATTCTATCCACTAAACAAGGATGAAGAAAATTATTTTTATCAATTAGGAATGTTCTATACAACGAGAGCGTCTGCCATAAACTTAAGAGCACAAGGCTCTAAGATTATTACTGATGATTGTGAGTTTATGTCTCACTTTATTATATAA
- a CDS encoding polyamine aminopropyltransferase encodes MNKKALIPFAVFIAGLCSIIYELLISTTATYFLGDGVRQFSIIIGVYLFSMGIGAFLSKFFKDKPLTFFINVEYLLGFIGGVSVPLLYMLFVYVSPMVLQISCLAIIFVIGLLTGMEVPLLTFALEESNIKNNLSNVLSLDYIGGLIATLIFPFIILPFVGLYYSSLIFGIVNIVLGILLNYTLLKDKKRNSIFGFIAVIALLVLVLFGGKLLKVWDQKIYKRPIVLNEQTPYQKIVMTKTQGDVRLYLNRVIQFSSADEHRYHESLVHIPLAMHYNPKRVLILGGGENLASREVLKHSSVQRVDVVDIDSTMFYLAKENKYLKDINADAAINEKVNLIPEDAFTYLFNNTEKYDVIIADLPDPTNQALARLYSKQFFLMAKRNLKKDGVFVTQSGEIYFSNKVFSCINNTLASVFEDVQPYHTYIPSFGDWGFIIARHEGNDSKVDTKALPEDLKYLNPNQIEQAFIFPKDITIADTKQNTLDNPIILNYFLDEWEKWKVDFEAGTK; translated from the coding sequence ATGAATAAAAAAGCACTAATTCCATTTGCTGTATTTATTGCAGGTTTATGCTCAATCATCTACGAATTATTAATCAGTACTACTGCAACTTATTTTTTGGGAGATGGAGTAAGACAGTTTTCAATAATTATTGGTGTGTATCTATTTTCTATGGGAATAGGTGCCTTTTTGTCTAAGTTTTTTAAGGATAAACCACTGACGTTTTTTATCAATGTTGAGTATTTACTTGGGTTTATTGGAGGCGTTTCTGTGCCACTGCTTTATATGCTATTTGTGTACGTATCTCCAATGGTTTTACAAATAAGTTGTTTGGCAATTATTTTTGTAATAGGCTTACTTACAGGTATGGAAGTGCCATTACTAACCTTTGCCTTAGAGGAGAGCAACATTAAAAACAACCTTTCTAACGTGTTGTCCTTAGATTATATTGGTGGACTTATTGCCACCTTGATTTTTCCATTTATCATTCTTCCATTTGTTGGCTTGTACTATTCGTCGCTAATCTTCGGAATTGTAAATATTGTCTTAGGTATTCTTTTGAATTACACCTTGCTCAAAGACAAAAAACGAAACAGTATTTTTGGGTTTATAGCAGTCATTGCACTGTTGGTTTTGGTGCTATTTGGTGGTAAACTTTTAAAAGTTTGGGATCAGAAAATTTACAAGCGTCCGATTGTATTGAATGAGCAAACACCATATCAAAAAATTGTAATGACCAAAACACAAGGGGATGTTAGGTTGTATCTAAATAGGGTAATACAATTTTCATCTGCAGATGAGCATCGTTACCATGAATCATTGGTGCATATTCCTTTAGCGATGCATTACAACCCAAAGCGTGTTTTAATTCTTGGAGGTGGCGAAAATTTAGCAAGTAGAGAAGTGCTAAAGCATAGTTCTGTGCAGCGTGTTGATGTTGTAGATATTGATAGTACCATGTTTTATCTGGCAAAAGAGAACAAGTATTTAAAGGACATTAACGCTGATGCTGCAATAAATGAAAAAGTAAATCTCATACCTGAAGATGCGTTTACTTATCTTTTTAATAATACTGAAAAGTACGATGTAATCATTGCAGATTTGCCAGACCCAACCAATCAGGCATTGGCAAGATTGTACAGCAAGCAGTTTTTTTTAATGGCAAAGCGAAACCTTAAAAAAGATGGTGTTTTTGTAACACAATCTGGTGAAATCTATTTCTCAAATAAAGTTTTTAGTTGTATCAACAATACCTTGGCATCAGTTTTTGAAGACGTACAACCTTATCATACCTATATACCATCATTTGGAGATTGGGGATTTATTATTGCCAGACATGAAGGAAACGACAGTAAAGTAGATACTAAAGCTTTACCAGAAGATTTAAAATATCTCAACCCAAACCAAATAGAGCAAGCCTTTATTTTTCCTAAGGATATTACCATTGCAGACACTAAGCAGAATACATTAGACAACCCAATTATTCTTAATTATTTCTTAGACGAGTGGGAAAAATGGAAAGTAGATTTTGAAGCTGGGACGAAATAG
- a CDS encoding head GIN domain-containing protein, giving the protein MKLLKSIMLVAFLFSVTTSCAQWGKWKKVKGDGNITTENRSTGDYDGLKSAGPMNFKLVQGKEGNITIEGDANLMEYIVTKVEDGKLVVKVKDGINLRPTKTIIVTIPYESINSVSLAGSGDIENSGTIKSDHFDVSIAGSGDIELNISSNSVESSISGSGDIELSGSTTDLMTKITGSGDFDGSDLDSTNVTAKITGSGGANVVCNGELKVRITGSGDVKYSGNPTNKDTKVTGSGSVSN; this is encoded by the coding sequence ATGAAATTATTAAAATCAATTATGCTAGTCGCTTTTCTCTTTAGTGTGACAACATCTTGTGCACAATGGGGAAAATGGAAAAAAGTTAAAGGCGATGGAAACATCACTACAGAAAACAGATCTACTGGCGATTATGATGGCTTAAAATCTGCAGGACCAATGAATTTTAAACTGGTACAAGGCAAAGAAGGAAACATTACGATTGAAGGCGATGCTAATCTTATGGAATACATTGTTACCAAAGTTGAAGATGGTAAACTCGTTGTAAAGGTTAAAGACGGAATTAATCTAAGACCAACAAAGACTATTATTGTAACAATTCCTTATGAATCTATCAACTCTGTATCCTTAGCTGGCTCTGGTGATATTGAAAATTCAGGGACTATAAAATCAGATCATTTTGATGTATCTATTGCAGGTTCTGGCGATATAGAATTAAATATTAGTTCTAATTCAGTAGAAAGTAGTATTTCTGGCTCAGGCGATATAGAGTTAAGTGGTTCTACCACAGATTTAATGACAAAAATAACAGGCTCTGGAGATTTTGATGGTAGCGATTTAGACAGCACTAATGTTACTGCAAAAATTACTGGTTCTGGTGGTGCTAACGTGGTTTGTAATGGTGAACTTAAAGTAAGAATTACAGGTTCTGGTGATGTAAAATATTCAGGAAACCCAACAAACAAAGACACTAAAGTAACAGGTTCTGGTAGCGTTAGCAACTAG
- a CDS encoding RNA polymerase sigma factor has protein sequence MTSTNQNIEQLLVLCKSCNQRAQLEVYNRYNKAMYNTALRIVKDSYKAEDIMQESFLTAFTKLETLEDTKLFGAWLKRIVVNNSIAHYNKTVKQNEVPLETIMYKVEDDNGIEEHSQNDDKVKQIISIMKTLKPNYSLGLTLHLIEGYDYDEICDIMDISYANCRTMISRAKESLRKKLELTA, from the coding sequence TTGACATCAACCAATCAAAATATCGAGCAGTTATTAGTGCTTTGTAAATCTTGTAACCAACGTGCGCAGTTAGAAGTTTACAATAGATACAACAAAGCCATGTATAACACAGCTTTGAGAATTGTAAAAGATTCTTATAAAGCTGAAGACATTATGCAAGAATCATTTTTAACGGCTTTTACAAAACTTGAAACTCTGGAGGATACCAAATTATTTGGTGCATGGTTAAAACGTATTGTGGTGAATAATAGTATTGCACATTACAACAAAACCGTAAAACAAAATGAAGTGCCTTTAGAAACAATAATGTATAAAGTTGAAGATGATAACGGCATTGAAGAGCATAGCCAAAACGATGATAAAGTGAAACAAATTATCAGTATAATGAAAACCTTAAAACCTAATTATAGTTTAGGATTAACGCTTCATCTCATTGAAGGCTATGATTATGATGAAATCTGTGATATTATGGATATTTCTTATGCTAATTGCAGAACCATGATTTCTAGAGCCAAAGAAAGTTTAAGAAAGAAATTAGAGCTAACAGCCTAA